From a region of the Streptomyces sp. NBC_00193 genome:
- the coaE gene encoding dephospho-CoA kinase, with amino-acid sequence MLKVGLTGGIGAGKSEVSRLLAGYGAVVVDADRIAREVVEPGTPGLAAVVAAFGESVLTPEGGLDRPKLGSIVFADPEKLRILNGIVHPLVGARSAELEAAAGADAIVVHDVPLLAENGLAPLYDLVVVVDAAPATQLTRLTALRGMEESEARARMAAQATREQRLAVATLVIDNDGPLEALEPQVRKVWDELTARAAGPDAGA; translated from the coding sequence GAGCGAGGTCTCGCGGCTGCTGGCGGGGTACGGGGCGGTCGTCGTGGACGCCGACCGGATCGCGCGGGAGGTCGTGGAGCCGGGTACGCCCGGGCTCGCGGCGGTGGTGGCCGCCTTCGGGGAGTCCGTACTGACCCCGGAGGGCGGGCTGGACCGGCCCAAGCTGGGGTCGATCGTGTTCGCCGACCCCGAGAAGCTGCGGATCCTCAACGGGATCGTGCACCCGCTGGTCGGGGCCCGGTCCGCCGAGCTGGAAGCCGCCGCGGGGGCCGACGCCATCGTGGTGCACGACGTACCGCTGCTCGCGGAGAACGGGCTCGCGCCGCTGTACGACCTGGTCGTCGTCGTGGACGCGGCGCCCGCCACCCAGCTGACCCGGCTCACGGCCCTGCGGGGCATGGAGGAGTCGGAAGCCCGCGCCCGGATGGCCGCGCAGGCCACGCGGGAACAGCGGCTGGCCGTGGCCACGCTCGTGATCGACAACGACGGGCCGCTGGAGGCGCTGGAGCCGCAGGTGCGCAAGGTGTGGGATGAGCTCACCGCGCGGGCGGCGGGGCCTGATGCGGGGGCGTGA
- a CDS encoding tetratricopeptide repeat protein, whose amino-acid sequence MSDTTPQLPPPSRSSSPETHVIDYRAAEQLLAARDPRGAVKLLDSVIAAHPENTAARLLRARAFFAAAQLRPAELEFEIVLEREPDNAFAHFALARTHERAGRPDQARKHFRLAAALDPQPDYLAAARFEK is encoded by the coding sequence GTGTCCGACACCACGCCGCAGCTCCCGCCGCCGTCGCGGTCCTCGTCGCCCGAGACGCACGTCATCGACTACCGGGCCGCGGAGCAGCTCCTCGCAGCGCGCGACCCGCGCGGTGCGGTGAAGTTGCTCGACTCGGTCATAGCCGCCCACCCGGAGAACACGGCGGCCCGGCTGCTGCGCGCCCGGGCCTTCTTCGCCGCCGCCCAATTGCGGCCGGCGGAGCTGGAGTTCGAGATCGTGTTGGAGCGGGAGCCGGACAACGCGTTCGCCCACTTCGCGCTGGCCCGCACCCACGAGCGCGCCGGCCGGCCGGACCAGGCCCGCAAGCACTTCCGCCTCGCGGCCGCCCTGGACCCCCAGCCGGACTACCTGGCGGCGGCCCGCTTCGAGAAGTAG